TGTGGTCCGGCTGGTTCGCAGACAAGATTGCCCTTCGCTTGGCGCGACGCAACAAGGGTATTCGTGAACCTGAGCATCGGCTATGGGCTCTTCCACTCTCTGCTCTCATGTCTACCGGAGGACTCATCCTGTGGGGAGTCGGAGCAAGCCATGACCTTCACTTTATGGGCTTAATCTTCGGCATCGGTTTCACTACATTTGGTGTCGTCTGCGGAGGTGCCATCGCGCTGGCGTACACTGTCGACTGCTTCAAGGAGATTGCAGGCGAGTCACTAATCGCCGTCATTCTGATCAGGAACACGTTGGGTTTTGCATTTGGATATGCCATCAACCCGTGGATTGACAGTCTGGGGCTTCAGAACTGCTTCATCTCTGTTTCCATGATTTCGCTCTTTGTCACTGGCACGTTTCTGTGCATGACTGTCTGGGGGAAGCGTCTGAGGAAGTTTTCTGCTGGGAGGTATTGGTCGTATGTTGCAGAGGAGCGGACGTTGCGTCAGTAGGAGGGGATTGACTTGTGGATGAAGTTTTGGACTGGGAAGCAATGACATCTTGTGACGGGTGTTATTGGGTCCTTATTCGGCTCTGCTTAGTTCAAATTGACACTATTGTTGAGTTCAAGTTATTATGTCCCTTGCTGAAAACATGGTTGTTGGCGTGTCTGTCTCAACTCTTTACCAAGTCGAACCAGAGGATAGCATAGTTAGCAGGCTCACAATCCACAACAAGTATTTTAAATTCCCAACCATATTAATAGATACATCCAAACATGAAGAACCTATCCAAGCAAAATCATGCCTTGAAATGAAATACGCATAAATACCAAGCCAGTTCATGCGCTAATCCCCTATTTTCATGTGCAAGTCTAGGGTAGTCGATTCGgatgccgaggccgaggtcaACGGCCTCAGGCACGCGCCACCTCcgcctccctccctccaCATTCTGGGCGCGAGAGGTGACGTGCCTCGGGATTCGGCGGGCGGGAGCTGGGGACCTCCGTCAATTCAACCTGTTCAACTCCATCCCCAGATTATCACCACCTTCATCATCCCCCATCGCGCCTGTCGCCCGTCGTCTGCGCCCTTTCCGACGAATTATCCCTTGACGATAGACATCGCGTCATGGCCGTCGACTGAAGCATCACCCGATCCGACCGACCGACCGACGCCTGCACTAATTCATAGCACGCGCCTCTCCTTTTTAATCGATCTCCTTTCGTCACGCGGCTGACGTTGAGATGGGGGACCTGAATTCCTCGTCGACGCGCCCGGCGCCATCTTCTGCTTCTAATTCAACCTCATTACCTTCATATTCCTTTTATTCTACAGCTTCGTCGCGACCATCCCTCGGTCGCATCCTCTCATTACCTCCGCAATGGCTCTCCATGTATGACGAATTTATCACCAAGAACGCCGGTCAGGTATCGCAGATCGAGAGCGCCCTGCGGAGTTTAACATACATCATACCAGGTGGGTTCACTCGTGTTTTGCGCATGTACCTGCAAGGAACTCTTTCTGACCTGTTCCAGGCCGTTTCCGCGATGCCGAGATAGCATCCGAGTCGATCCACTCGGGCGTTCAGCTCCTCTCCCTCTACCATGATTCCCTCCTCCAGAAAGCCATTGCGCGCTTGCCGATGGCGTCTATGCCGTCGGCGCATGCTCGATACACGCGACACTGGACCCAGCGGAGCAGCGCGTACCGCAGGATAGCAATGTTCCTGCAGATGATCATTTACACCGAGATGCTGTGGGAGATGACAGCCAAGCGGCGGGGCGGGGAGCGGTCGCGGTGGAAGGTGGTTGTAATACTTGAAGCACTCAAGGCGCTGTGCcgcctcctgctcctgcgcATCACGCGGTCGCGGCCGCTGGTGACGCCGGTGCTACCTGAACGGGAGCCCATCCCCGAGAATGCGACAGCCGCagctgaagaggaagagctggCCTACCGCAGCGAGAGTGAGCTGATGGACGATGTGTCGGCGAATGGCTCCGACTCTGAATCGACACACATGAAACCGCCGCACGAGCGCGAGTGGGCCATGCCCCGGACGGGCATGAGCCTGCCGTCCCTGCCAGATGCCGGGGACATCAGCTCGTATCTGCTGGGACGCGTGCTGACGGCCGACGACATCAAGCCGGCCACCAAGCTGCTCAACAAGCTCCAGGGGAGCAGCCACGGCGCCGAGATCCTGCAGATTCTGTCACCGCTCATATATGCTGCAGCCATGGCGCACAACAGCAGACGAGGGGGCAGCAAGAAGGCCTGGGCGCCTTGGCTAATTGGCTTTGCCGTCGAGTATGCAGCGCGGCAGCTCCGGGAGCGCGGGCTACGGACAACGTCCCTGGAGCGGGAAGAGTGGAACAAGAGAGGCTGGGCGATGGGATGGTGGGCGATGAGGGGCGCCTGCTACGAGAACATCACCAAGGGGGTCGTAGGAGGAGTCAGCAAGAGGATGCCGTCGTTCATTGGAGGGATCCTCGAGGACTACGAGTATCTGTGGGAGAATTACTACTTTAGCACGAGTGCGTAAGGCTCGGAGCAAGGTGGCGAAACAGGTAGCTTTTGACATGGGCAGATATGCTCCAAGATGGatctttggtgttgatctcggaagagaaggatgttTGGAACTCGGCCAGCAAATAGGGAGGGTGTTTGTTCGGGTAATGGACAGGAAGACGGACACGGAATGACGAGCCTTGATCCCTCTCTTCTCGTCAACCATGTCTAGATTCGGGATATGCTGGCCGGTATAGTGCCTGACGCCAGTGGGGAGTTGGGGATGATCACGACcaagtggaggaggaggttcgGGATCAAGAGGAGACCCCGATCAGCTTCGGAACTCTCGagggagacggaggagacACTCAGGCGTTCTGGTGGCCTTTGAGTTGGCCGATTGTGGGTTTGGTTTGTTTTGGTGCAATGTACTCTGCGGAAAGGAGCCGGGGGGCAGAGCACGGACGGGTGCGAGATAGAAAGTGTACAACGAACTAAAGACAGAACAAGCAAGTAGGTAATCAGTCTAAGAGAAACGAAAGATCGAGACTACTGGCAGAGTAGAGTTCAGGAACCGTCCGTGACGTTTAGGGCGTGGCAGTGCTCGGCCGAGAACATGTCGAGCCCGTGCCTGTGGATCATGTCTGTTGGTTGTCGCAGGGCAAGAGAGCAAATAGATGCAAGGGTAGGGGTTCCCGGGGGGAGTGAAGAAACACGGAGGTGCCGGGGGTTTACCTACGGGTCGGGGCCGGAGGGCCGGCGGTTTTGAATGCAGGTTTCAAGTGAAGTTGGAGGAGTGTGTGGTGGGCTGTTTGAACATGTTGGATTGGATGTGAGAGGGAAACGGGCTGTTGGGACCAAGAAGAAACCTGACGTGCATCGGGGATAAAAAACGAAATGTCTCGGGAGGATATTTTGggattgttggtggtggtgttgtgtTGTCGGCCACACAATTAGGTAGAGTAACAGTCGGTAGACAAGTTTCTCGAGTGTAACTCGGTGCCTTGCAGCATGTAACCTATAACTGCATGCTATTATTCGGACCCTTAGGAAAACGGATTCGGGAATGACGAGAGAGAGAGTTTAGCAGGGATTGGGTTTAATGGGCATTTCGGTCTGGCAGTCTTATGTTTCCTCGGACTATAGCCCATTCTCGGGTAGAAACGTTCTGATCTTTTTTGCTGCTGCAAGGCTTCTGTCCCTTGTTTTTGCCTGTGCCGCTCGTCGGCGTCGACGATCGTCAGCTGAGCCAAGAAAAGTAAAGAGGGTGGGTGTGTGAAGGAAAGgaaaccttttttttttttttgggtGAAACACTGACGTCGAATGAATTTACTCTGTTCGTCATCAGACCCAAGGAGAGGGAACCGGGCTGAGGCACGAAGACACGGGAAGAGCGGGAAGACTAGGACGGGTGACATTATcagagacaagacaagacagtcATTGATGGATTCATGTTTAAAAACAGAAACATTAATTAATATGACGGACAGACACAGAGATAGCGAACCGAGGGCGTGACCTGCTTTGACCGCATGTGATCTGCGATTAAAATACGAAGACGGATTGATATGGGAATATGCATGTTTAATCAAGATTATATGAATGTTGCTCCGTAAAAAGCATAGAGATACGGAAATGTGCAGACGTAGTGCATGCATGTACCCCATGAAGCTTCATCTTGCGCGGGTCATTGAGTAAAATAGCTGTACACTTTTGTATGGCACATGGTTAGTAGAGGGTAGGTTGCTTTTTTGTCCACCGCGATTCAACATCCCAGTAGCTTCGCTGCGCAGCCAATTGATTCATGATCAGAGCCAAGACCTCTCGGCCGCTATACCCGAAATAGAAGACAACTCGCACCCAGGCTGCTGGTCCGTGTCACGATATCCTCTGTGTCCCTGACTAGCACGAAAAAGGGTACGGGCAATCAGGGTGCCACAAGGATCAAGGGGTGCAGACTTGGACGGGTAACCAACAGACAAGAAGACAAGCGAAAGGATAAGACGACAAGGTTAGAGAGAGAGGATAACGGAATGCTACATCGTCATCTTAAAAGCAACGCAGGAAACGCTGTGGGCTGTTCGCTTGCTTTGATGCCCGTTGAAAGGGGGCGAACATGGCGGGTATCCATCCATTTAAACAAGGGGACCCCGTGATACGCGAAATGATGCAAGACCAGGAATCCCCGTGCGCCCTGTTCGCTTCTCGAACACATgggctctcctcctctttccCGTTCCCGTGCGTGACTCCAGCTTGCTGGGGCTTCGGCATCACAAAACTTGCTAACCGACCTGTTGAAGAGGTCAAGTCATCTGAGCTGGAGCCTTGCTTGTGTTGTTTCCTCTGCCAATTTCCACAGGCGCCGCGCCAGTGAAAGCTTACGCTGTGCTGGGACGCACTAACCAGCAGAGGGACAAGGTTTCATTAAATTATGCTTTTTACAACTGGTAGAGAGAGATAATACACACCCCACTCTCTCTGTCCCCGGTTAACTGGATTTGTAAGGCTTCCCCTTCGTTTGCCTTGTCGTTCGTTGCTCGGGTGGGGGGAGAAAAAGCTCAGATAGACaagcgatgacgatgatgacagcGTCGATCCAGGGGCCAGTCGACGACACAAGATCCGAGAGAAGGTCTGTGTCAAAGAGTGGTTGGTTTTGTTGAGAGGGGATCCAATTCACTCATAAGTTGAGTTGGACTGGGTTTACTGGACGCCTGTAGCTTACCCAAGACCCGGGTCGAAGGAAGAGGCGTCAAGGCTGTGCACAGCACAGGAAAGGTACCTTACGTACGACACTACGGACGTCCAATAAGTAGAGTTGCGAGCTGCAGacacgatgatgacgatgcagCCTGTTGACAAGTTAGGGCCCTAGCCAGGGATCCAGGGGCACATCGCGAGGGGTGAtggtcatcatcatggatggGTTGATCCGGCAGATCTGAACCATGCTTgcgcctttttttttctcaacGGTCGACATGcagagagaaggaaaagcaaCATAGACGCAACGACCAACGCTTCTTTTCGCATCAAAAGTCGAAATCTCTCTTAACCAAGACCCCATGTACACACATTGGATCATGAGAGATGGAGCCCAAAAAAGAAGGGGTCTCCTTTTTCCGCCCCCATCTCCCCCCTCTCACGCCCCCCCTGGACAAGGTCGTCTCCCAGGCACACGTCTCTGATTGGCGGGAAACCGTTTCGAAACGCTCGGCGGCGCGGCGCAGACCGTTGTTGTTTTTTCCACTCTCAAAGAGACAGAGGGATGCTTGCTGATTGATTGTCGCGCGTTTCAGGTGAGAGTTGTCTGTTACAGAGCGTGTTCCAGCAgcattaaaaaaaagagagatctGAGGGACTCTGAAAAGCGCGCAAGGGCGACCAGTACGAGGaacgagaagagagaaaacgTGAGGCTGGGTGGGCGTCGGGCTTTTTTGGCTTGAGGCTTCATTACAAAAGAATGACTGAGAGTACAGGTACTGGGGGACAACAATGGAGCCAAATCCCGGAGGAACATGGAGGAATTGGGACATTGGAGCCGGGGGGTGGACAGTGGAACATTTTCCGTTCCCTTTCTCTCGCACAACAATCAGATTGATCATTTTGGTATTAGAGAATAATCCTTCGTTTCTTTTGCAGTTCTTGATTGCAGAGTGTCAATGGGGGAGATACCCGAACACGACGACGCATTGAAATGCTGGGCAGGGGCAGAAGAAGTTtagagagagggagagagaaagaTTCTATCTTTGGAAATGGTGGTGAAACAACGCCTTCTCCCGCTGTACAACCTCCGAGCAGAAACTCGAAGCCATCTACGCCTTAATGGGCAGCAGCAGACACACAAGCACTGCAAGCCATGACGCGCCCGTGAGTTGGCTGGGCTTGGTGACccgtgtggtggtggtggtgcatgTGCGAGCAGTGAGCAAATCCTCCTGGGTAGGGATCCCTAACCTTTGGTTAACCCCTGGCGGCGGCGCCGTCGTCCAGCAGTGCAGGGATCATCCTCAAGGTCCCCGCTCGTCGGTCGACGACTGGGAGAATTGTTGGCCCTTGATCTGATGGCTTGCTCGGTGCTGGGGGGAGGAAGAGTAAGATCGCGATGTGGTTGACTCAGTTGcgagagaagatgaagaagccgagTTGGATActggtgatgatgtcttgaagaaggccaaTGAAGATTGTTCAAGTTGAATCCCCAACGGTTATGACAACTGTTGCCCCTTATCTGCAACTAGCCTGCTTTTCTTACTTCTTCTGCGGCATCACCCGCTTGTTCAACTCCAACCATGACCCAATCCATAAGCCATGGATCCCTCAAACCCGCCGACATGCCCATCATCCTCTCGCTGTACGTCACGTCACTTTATTcatgcccttctccttgcccaTTCTTGACACAGTCACACACGGACAACACAACACATCTTGAGTTGCCGCCAGTCCCTCAATCTCCACACGGGAACAGACATGAAGGACAATGATGAGCCTCAATTCTCGTGAAACTCGACATCTTTGAGAGAGCGCGCGGCAAGCCTTTGAGGTTAGGTGCTCAAACCAAAGTACCTGCAGAGACCCTCTCCCGTCCCTTCCTTCTGGGTCCTCCCCAGCCCGCGCGAAAGTGGTGCCAGTGGTCCAAGCACACAACGCAGCCAGCCAGGCACAAGCAAGGCAACCTAGGCAAGGCCCGCCCTGGGAAGCTGCTGGAGAAGAGCAGCAGGCTCCTTCCTTCCACTCAAGCAACCCAGTGCCAGTGCGTGCACCTGCATATACATAGGAAGGCGCTGAGCGCGCGCTcgccccttcccttcccttcctcccCTTCCCACACTGCCTGCACCCACGCGCTCGCTCACTCTTTCTCGTTccctcacacacacacacccccCGGACACAAGCAAAAAAGAAGGCGATCTAATTATATTCGGAGAAATATCCCGGGACC
The window above is part of the Fusarium falciforme chromosome 3, complete sequence genome. Proteins encoded here:
- a CDS encoding Peroxisomal membrane protein PEX16, translating into MGDLNSSSTRPAPSSASNSTSLPSYSFYSTASSRPSLGRILSLPPQWLSMYDEFITKNAGQVSQIESALRSLTYIIPGRFRDAEIASESIHSGVQLLSLYHDSLLQKAIARLPMASMPSAHARYTRHWTQRSSAYRRIAMFLQMIIYTEMLWEMTAKRRGGERSRWKVVVILEALKALCRLLLLRITRSRPLVTPVLPEREPIPENATAAAEEEELAYRSESELMDDVSANGSDSESTHMKPPHEREWAMPRTGMSLPSLPDAGDISSYLLGRVLTADDIKPATKLLNKLQGSSHGAEILQILSPLIYAAAMAHNSRRGGSKKAWAPWLIGFAVEYAARQLRERGLRTTSLEREEWNKRGWAMGWWAMRGACYENITKGVVGGVSKRMPSFIGGILEDYEYLWENYYFSTSA